The window TTTATTAATCATTGCTCTATGAAACGTTTCGTAACTTCTATGAAAcgtataaacatatacttgtTGAGAGTTGTCTCAGACGAGATTCAAGTCCACGAGGTGAGTTTAACCCAAGAGAAATGGAGGGACAACATAGAAAAACACATATGATCCCAAAAGAGAAAAGTTAAAACCGTATATTTCAATTTGACCAATCGAACTGGTGAATATATACAATAGAGAAATATCAAATGATTAGAGTCACGTAACCACGATAGCTTGTTACATTAAAATTGATgttattgatagttacatttgacgacccaaaaagaaaagaatatgtAATCTTTTAAAATGTACTTTGTACTAATTTAGGCATTAAAATGTGACAAGCACTCATGCAAGATGATGTTGAAGAATAAGATCGGACGATGGATTAAGAGGAAATATTTGATGTGAACCATAATATTGCAAACTTTACAAGAATTTAATTTGTAGATCCACTAAACCTCAACCTGGAGGTTGGATTGAGGGAAAAAAGTTGATATGGTTAATTTAGTTGAAGCCTAACTAAAAAGTGCTTTGAATGTGTTTTACATAATTTTCatccaaatatatttttttagaaaacaaaactgTATACgtaataaaaaaagttattaCATAGAGCCCTAATTTCTTGGCGGATTTACGAGAAGTTAAAAGGCTTTGATTTACATATAATTCCTAAAATTCACTGAATTCTTCCTCCCTTTGCAACCTCTGCTGCCGCGCTATGAACGCCTCCACCGTCTGCCGGAACTCTTCGTTGCTCATTACATCTTCCGGATACGAGctatttcttcttccttccttcAGTTCCACCATTTTCTTGCATATCTCCGTCTCCGATCGCTGCAATAATTCACGATCCACCTTCTCCCGCAGTACAACCTCCATTTTCTCCGATTTACACCTCTGATATCGCTTTGTTTCTTCAGGATTATTCACGACTTTCTCGACACATACCGAAGCCTTGCCGCGGCTTTCATCGATATGCTTGATTTGATAATTGATTTCAGTGCGTGGAGATTTCTGATTATTCTTCTCGCTGTTTTTTATGAACTCCTCGTAAAGATCGGCAACTAAATTCTTCTTGCTCGGATCCTTAGCAGAGAACTGTCCAGATTTAGCGAAAAGAGTGATGACTATAGCGTTTCCGATCAAAAACACGAAACGAGGACTAATTAATGTCACGGACAAGTATCGGAAATACTCGGTGAAGTTTTTCAAAGCAGTCGGCAAATGACTGGAAAATCTCGAGATCACGATGAGAATCAAACACAATTCGATGAATCGAAACAGGTTAGCGATTTTCCTAAACTGTCGATACTTAAGAATCGCGTTCGCTTTCTCTGTTCTTATGTCGTAGAAATTGACGGACTCCATTtccaagaaagaaaaagaaaaaaaaaattacaaaatcgATCTCGTAAAATTCAAATGAAAGTCACTGATAAACAAACTCCTCCTTCAAATTTTTCGATTCAACCGTGAAGATGATCTCCGGTGGAAGAAAATACGACGGTGCTGCAAAGAAATTCTTAATCGGAATCATGGAAACAGAGAGAAAAATCAACAAGAAAAGACAAGAGTAATCTTAAttgtcacttttttttttcctttaaaattttcttttcaattgaGAATGTTAGTTTTATTGTTTTGAATGCTTTTCGTTTGATTGGTATTTATAGTTACACTAAATtgaaactttttctttttaattcaaatattccatttactttatttttttaaaaaaaatctttaaaatttttgcaatttgaagcttttttcttttctttttatttatttattttttatttttgtctagaagactattttaaaattatttgttgGAAATTATTAATAAGATAGAATATGTTCCATAGCCTTCAAAGTAGGTAACATAGTCCTTggaaatttatatatatatatatatatatatattgtaaaaagaaaaaatgtttttacAATATACAACAACATAATATTAGGATGtaacaaaatagaatattatTCGTTGTACTATTTGATTTTGTAGTTGTACTACTAACTGTATCATTGTGATTCACAAAATGTCTATGGTTGTAGGATGACCTAAAGTTCATCTTTAGTTAAAGTGGAAAAGGTTAATCTCGACTTAGTTCTAGATTTTTAGTAGTACTCATCATACCATTTGGTACATAGCGTTTGAAATCAACCAAACTAATTTGTTTGGTGCGCTAAGTTGTTTATTATAGCACGtagataataataatttgtaGGTTATAATAGATGTAAGCTATTTTAGCTTAAgctataatagtttgtgtttaaATACCGTAATAAAGAGAGAATGGGAaaataagcaaaaaaaaaaaaaacaaaaaaagaaaaagaaaaaaaaagcaaacaCTATAACAAATAGTGACGTGATAACGAAGCAGAACATAAAGATTTGAGATAGTAATACTATAGTTAATTGTTTTACATCGACTATTATAATTGTAACTCCAAACATGAAGTAAGCTATAATAGCTCACTCAATCGACTTGTATTGGACTCAAACACCCCCTAGATGATGCAATATAAATAgtgatagttgcaaatataacaattagattcatattataTCAACATATAtagtaacattttttaaaaaaattataaatacaacaaaatctgtgagagtctatcattgatagaccataTTGCAAATATTTGTCTATCATTGGTATACCATAAGGGAGCGTTTGGCGCGTAGGTTCATAAACAAATTCCTGGGAATTGAATGCCCGTGGGCTTATTTGATAAGGTTTTGATGCTTGGGAATTATAAATGCTTGTGTTTGGGATGCTAGACTTGGGAAtctggatttttttttttcatattttatacttttaattcaatttcttaACTCTATTGTTTTTTCATGACAATaatgtaaaaatgaaaatttttaatattcaataacaataatttttattaCAGTTGCATTAACATGAAATGTATAATTATGAATATAATTAcaaatcattcataaaatataataagtCATGTAATCGAATGGTGTTTACGAAAGTTTCAATTACATTGAAAGGGGTCTAGGTTTCAAAATAAGCATAACCAAAAGGATCATGCAAAAACAAAAGTAGAGTTATCTTTAGCAATAGTTATAGTTACGTTGCATTCATATGATGCGCATGCAACGTATTTTAAACCACTTTTgttaaaaaagtttaaataaaaatgagttttttttatacacttttctttttaagtCAATTCAATAAGTCCTAACTTTTCTAACTAAATTGACcgacaaaaaaatgaaaaatgttattaaactaaaaataaaatatggtacatgtaatatatatttaaaatttctatCATGTTatcaatatattaatatttaatttgcATATAATTAAGATCACAATAGATAGTTCTTCAACTTCACCtagaaaaaatataacaaaatctcaTCGAATGAAGGAAAGAATAAttttaaacaaagaaaagaaaatagataatttaaaaagatgatctaataataataataataattaaaaaaactctagaagaaaagaaaatagaataatgaaaaatacggattttaaaaatgttattgtGATTAAATCAAAGGCGTATTTGAAAAATgactcaaagaaaaaaaatttaaattcatttttattaatttttcaaggTTTGCGGCGGTTGTCGGAGTTGGTGGTCGGAAGTTCACCGACGGTGTTGTCAGAAATGACACCTAATTGTCAGCTGAAAATGGTCACCATGGGTGGTGTTCGGAGTTGGTCGGTGAATTTTCTAGATTGAATTAGGAAAAAAGGTAATCCATGGGCTTGAATAATGTTTACTATTCAAACTCATAGGAAAAAGTGTAAGAAGTCTTGGTGAAGACGGTCGTTGATCAAGGGTGAAGATGGTCAACGATCGCCAATAATTAAGACAATTGGTTGGTCGTCATCATCATGACAATCGATCACCAATGGTTATGGCTACTGGTCATTGACCATCATGACAAGAGGCACGTCATCGATAATTAACGATAACGATTGATCGCCATCGATCAAGATGTTTACTTGACGACAGAAACGTCCAAAGTTGTAGGTCACCAACGATCAAAATGATTGGTCATTGACGATCGATAATCGACAGTCAAGACGATCCGAAGGTGATAATCAAGATGACCTGGAGTCGATAGTTAAGACGATTGATTGTCGTGACCGTCGATCGGTCATCATGATTGATCGTCAAGTTGGCAAACGTTTGTTGTCAACGGTCATCAATAATCAATGGTAAGAGGTTGAAGtgaatttttttctaaaacatatgacattcaatattaaaaaagaaaaaaaaaatccaaaccCATGGGTTTGATTTCTTAATCTCGGGAATTTTATTACAATGGTCCAAACATGAGTTTTGCTTCAAATGTCAAACCCTCCTAATTCCAAATCTATGGGCCAAACACCCCCAAGAGTTTATGAGCGACAAAAATCTGGCattgataaattttgctatattctTATTTTCAAACCATTTTAAAACATTGCTATATCCTTACAAATTCTTACTCATTATTTCTGAAAAATACTATTCATTATACTTACTCCTATAAATAACTACTCGAGGCGCCAATATAACATGTGAGAATTGTCAATCttaactttttttatataaaaaaactgATCATGCCATATTAGTTGAGCTAGAGTAACTAAAACGAATATAACTCATCTGACATTAAACTTGTACTATGAATCTTgtcaaatataatttaaaagtaaTTTATGTAAATGCTGAGTAGACGGACAGATATTAGTGGGGAAATGCCAAGTGGACAACGGGTGAAGCACTTGGGAAAAATTGGAATGGAAATGGGAGATGCCACATCGACTTTCTTACTCTCTAAGAAAATACCACGTGGCACTTTCTTTCTCAATCATCTTTTTCGAAATTTCTTTTTgcccttttttctttatttatttattaacctTTAACGGCCATTCAACTCAACTTGCTTTTTATGTCCCATCAGTCCCACCAGTAATACGGTGACACCTTTGTCTCCATTCATCGTGGATGCCACTTGTCAATTTCTCTCCACTCTACTATTTTCGATAAGATACAAAATTAATATCTTCTCTAACCAAACCATACTCTAGTCAACATAACTCAttactctttttatatttttagttaAGATATTATCTAAGTTTCTAAATTTTGCTtcttacattaaaaaaaaaaaaaaatgtaacggTTGTTAAAAGGAGTATATATTTTAGATTTAGAGGTTAGTGACTAATAagatcaaatgtatatatacttAAAATCAAAGAGGTTGATGGAacaattttagggtttttgactTATAATAGACTTAAATCTAATTGGAGTTGTATTGGCTAATTTTCACGAGAGTTAACCTAGGGTTCCATTCTTTCCTTGAATCCAAGTTAGGGAGTTCAATCAAGTTGGCCATGAAATTCTTTGGCTAAGGGCATGGATTTTGCAAGTTGCAACTACAATTAGGTTTGCCTCAACCTTAAAACTTGGTCGAGGTCGAGActaatttgttaaaatatatagCAACACTAACTAATCTAGAAGAGTCTTGAAATATGTATAATATTTCATTAGTGTGTAAATTAGATTTCTCTATAGTTATGTTGAAAGATGTAAATaaatatctaaaagaaaaaaaaaaaatctagaagTAACCTTAGATGGAATTCTAGGGTGACCCTTTAGCTAGATATGGATGAGACTAAATATCTAGAATGGTCAGAATTCTAGAGAAATCTTTGGCTTGGGCTTCAAGGATCTCACATCTATAAATAAGGGTTGTGTCATAATTTGTAACCAGAAAACCAAACAAAGCAAAAGCAAGCAAACAAAGTgaggaagagagaaaaagaattaGTAAGAAACTTTGAATGAAAGTGAGTGAGTGTTCTTTACAAAAGTGTCTATCATTTGCAAATTTTCTTAATAAGCCTTTCTTTCTTCCAAGTgcatatatttttcttttgtgtcaatttcttcaacataactGATTTTGACCTTTAGCACAAATATTTCTCACTTAAGTACTATAGGATTTTGTGTGTTGTGGTTGGGCTTGAGTTTTGCATGTTCTCTTGCAGTTTTTGTCTACTTCTCTCAGGATTTGGCAAACCTCGGTTTTATCATTGATTGTCCTTATAACGAAATAAGAATAAATATAAtaacaagagaaaaaaaaattctgaCTCACATGctattagaatttttttccgAACTATCCTCAAatatttgagatgtttttttataaataatatgtattatttgtATAAATTGAAATAGAGATTCTACCGTATATCATATAAtttttaactaattaaattGTCATAACcatatttaaatgattaaaGTTGTAAAGTTGTAGTAATACTTTAGATTGTTTTAGTACAATAGTTTAAATATAGAATATATATTTGAACCGATGATTTACATAAAGTTTATTGATTTGATATATTACTTGAACATAAATGTTTACATTTAACGacgtatttttaaattttaatttgagtgAATCATACTCCTAACTTTATGAAATTATTAAGTAAAAGTTTGCTCTTAAAATTCTAAAAGTAGTATTAAACGATAGACAACCTTTTTCCTTAATATAAACTCGAGATTAATTCAACATGATTCAATTAGTTAAAATGTtcgaataaaaaaataataaaaaaatagaaaacaaaaaacgtAACAAAGCTAAGtactaattataaaattaaactCATTCATCATAATAATTTGTAATTATTAAAATTAGCTTTCGATCAACTTCTAAATCGGTCCTCTTAGTTTAAATACTTCCAAAGAATCGTGGACACATATAATAAcataaaacgaaaaaaaattaaGAGCTAACTTTAAATTAACTTTTCTAAACCCTTTTAAAAgctcaaattttaaataaaaatttaaaaatacatatataaataaaaggCTTTTAGCCTTTTTTCTATGGTAACCCTTCACACTTCGAAAACTCTTTAAAACCATTATATTCAAACACTCAATATATACTTTAtatcttctctctttttctttatatatatttttaatttgatatgACATAATTGGATTTTTCAGTATATATAACATAGTATAATAAAGTTAGTTAATTATTctaccaaaaaatatatataaaatgggAAGATATTTAATGAAAGGTAGAAATAATTAACAATGTGAATTTAGTCCCTAATTGATTTTATCAAACACAAAAATGGTTAGGATTATTATTCTCTGATAAACACTTTTACTAATGGTCTCAAATGAATcaataccaaatgcaaatgcaGCTCTTAAAACTTGAGATTTTCTTTTAGGAAAAAAGAAGTTGagatttaaataattaaagttttagaatttataagccataagaaaaatatttgtgaAACTTTAGGGAATAATAATATGGTATTTTTATAACAAAGCTCAAGTGTGTGAACTATTccttaataataatgatataacAAATTCCATGAAGATTGATTATCATTTCATCAATAATGCACCTTCGTATCGGTAGAAATTAGGGTTTATCCAACCCAAATAGAAATACATATATTAGATTACTTTGGATGAATTAATTTgtgaaaatttaatatttccTTTTAGAATCGATTTAATAAGATTTAAGTTATTAATAACATTTTAGTTTagttattaataatttaattatgtgtTATAGATAAACTTacctattttaaaaaaaaaaaaaagaagctatAACTTAACAATCCAATCCAACTAGACTTAATCTCAATTTTAAGAATTGGGTTGGAGGCTTTAGTTGAATCTTTTGGATTAAGGATACAACCAACCTAAATTTTTGTGTTGGTTCAAGACACACCTCCAACTCAGCTGACCAATTAAATTTAACTTAAGTACACCCTGGTGAATTATCTTCGATTTGTGAAAcattcaatttcttatttttaaaaaaagtatataatatgggataaaaaatataatttaaaaaatccATCATTTAAAGTAgaatatatgttttaatttttttattaaaattaaattataacaaaaGTAAAATGAAGACAAAAACATCTATCTTGTTAAATGATTGGATAATTTATAATAtatgctatttttttttttgtttacccTCCATGGCAAGGATCCCTAGGGCTCCACTAaagaataattaatattatccttttttgaaataattttagaTTAATGTTTCTGAAAAAACTACTagaaatagcaaaaaaaaaaaaaaaaaaaaaccgaaactacttataaaatatatggaaaaaactcaaaataattattgagattttgattattttcctatagtgtaaataattttaagttatttactatatttaaaaatgttcaaaaataaaaataataataatacttttttttttagaaaaaatcaaaatgacAATAATTGAATGTATTTGATATAATTTATCCAATTGGAGGGTGGGGTTATGCTTTTTATTTGGAGTGTGTTTTCTTGCTTGGAAAGGCTTTACACATTAAAGTAAAGTAAATGAGATATATATGGGTTCTTTTCTGCTCTCTCTATGATATCATCTAATGGGATatattaattgtttttttaatatatatatatatatatatatatatatatatatataatatagtaaagagtaaaaatacataatattttaaaaaaaaaaaatctgctatattttataaatattttggttaattACGATATATCGAAAAATATggtgtgtttttttttccttttttattcctagaagtttaaattttggttttcaTTTAGTTTCGAGAATTCTATTATATTTTATGAGTGTTACAATTTTTCTCTTGAAGTTTGAACTTTGTTTCAATTTGGTcattagatttgattgtttacaCTTTTagcttcattttttttcattaaaggCTCACTTTTCGTGACGTTAATGTAtgctaattaatttaatttaagagAATTATAATCAAATAAGTTTTATTATGGGAAACTTACATACatgtaacaaaatatcaaagtatttacagtccgtgtaacaaagcgatcgtgtagataaatctaaacgatcgtgtagtaaaagaattttaaaaaattgtttagccaaatctaaacgatcgtgtaccaagatttgaaaaaaaaatcgggacccaaatctaaacgatagtgttaccaaatttaaacttaaccaaattaaacgatcctgtaacaaaattaaacgatagaattgaaaaaataaattgtaaccctatctaaacgatcgtataccaaacaatagccaaatccaaatctaaacgatcatgtaactaaatttaaatgtaactaaattaaacgatcgtgtaccaaacaatagtcaaatctaaacaatcggaaatatctaaatgatcgcaaatatattacgcgcgttgttgacggcgtagttgacgagacatttttggtattttatacaatgggcctctggactttttctatttttggaattgttcaaTATATGTAAATACTttaccgcttttttatattttcaacccatattatattttcaacccaacccaacccatataatatgggttgggtagtccgGGTTATCGGATTGTtcgggttattcttacacccctaaTGCTACTAATCAAGACATTGTGtcagttaaaaaagaaaaaagagtggGTGAGGtaaattgtattgttgaaaataaatatacgaattttttcttcaatttcacGCACGCGAGCTTAGATCATGGTTTCGAACCTCttgatttcttttctataaatatgtatttttttttctataatttcTCATTAATTCGtcaatccaactccaattttcaccaaaattttctctaaatttcatttttacataattcttccctctccattcaaccatttttctcccaaaaatTCTAGCAATCTTTTTTACTCTTCCCTCTCCATCATGTCATTTTTCTTCCAAAAactctagtaatatttttttgatCTAATGGAGGGGTAATCTTCTTAGAGGTAAGAGCA is drawn from Cucumis melo cultivar AY chromosome 11, USDA_Cmelo_AY_1.0, whole genome shotgun sequence and contains these coding sequences:
- the LOC103499689 gene encoding uncharacterized protein LOC103499689 codes for the protein MESVNFYDIRTEKANAILKYRQFRKIANLFRFIELCLILIVISRFSSHLPTALKNFTEYFRYLSVTLISPRFVFLIGNAIVITLFAKSGQFSAKDPSKKNLVADLYEEFIKNSEKNNQKSPRTEINYQIKHIDESRGKASVCVEKVVNNPEETKRYQRCKSEKMEVVLREKVDRELLQRSETEICKKMVELKEGRRNSSYPEDVMSNEEFRQTVEAFIARQQRLQREEEFSEF